TATAGCTTTTACCTAGAGAGCTATATTGTCAATGACTTATTGGGCGAAGGGAAAAAGGTATTTACACAAGTTTTTGATAAAAAACGTGCAAAACTTTTAGAAAGTTTAGGTGCAACGTACTGTGGAGATTATGCAAAACTAACAAGGGTGAATTAATATGAAAAGTTTGAACTATCCGTTTGACAGCCAATATTTAATCAAGCATAAGACAAAAATCCGACAAGAACTTATATGTGAAAATAAAACATATACCTTCATTAAGGTTGCGGTTTTAGCTGGGAGTACCGTTAACCACATTGTGGATTTCATTGAATTATTTTTACTTGATTGTGGATTAAAGCCTGAATTTTACATATCAGGTTTTAATCAATACTATGAAGAAGTTATGTTTGAGAGTCAACGACTAGAACAATTTAAGCCGGATATTGTCTTTATACATACTTCTTCACGAAATATCCTTTCAAAACCTACAATAAAGGATACAAAAGAACATATAGAAGAAAAACTAGATATGGAGTTTGAGCGATACACGGCAATGTGGACGAAACTAAAAGAAATGTTTAATTGTATAATTATTCAGAATAACTTTGAACGTCCAATGTATCAAATAATGGGCAATAGTGATATATCCAACATCCATGGTGAGTCAAATTTTATTTATAGGTTAAATGGATTGATGTATAAATATAGTCAAGATAATGGGCATTTCTATATACATGATGTTGACGGACTTTCTGCAAGATATGGATTGGAACGTTGGCAAGAACCTAAATATTGGTATTACTATAAATATGCATTAAATATTAATGCAATTCCGGAATTTTGTTATAGTTTAGTTTCAATCATAAAATCTCTTTACGGAAAAAATAAGCGAGGCATCATTCTTGATGCAGATAATACGCTGTGGAAAGGCATTGTGGGAGAAGATGGTGCGAATAACCTTAAGATGAGTACAGATACAGGAATTGGCTATAGTTTTTATGAGTGGCAGCATTATTTGAAAAAATTATCCCAATATGGAATCGTCTTATCCGTGGCATCAAAAAACAATGAATGCGATTTTTTTGAGGGATTGGCAAATACATCAAATGCACTAGAAGCCAAAGACTTTGAGTGCATCTACGCCAATTGGAATCGAAAAGATGAAAACATTGAAAAGATCGCTCAAGAGCTTCAATTAGGCAAGGAACACTTTTTATTTGTAGATGATAATCCTACAGAGAGAGCTCT
This sequence is a window from Vallitaleaceae bacterium 9-2. Protein-coding genes within it:
- a CDS encoding HAD-IIIC family phosphatase, with translation MKSLNYPFDSQYLIKHKTKIRQELICENKTYTFIKVAVLAGSTVNHIVDFIELFLLDCGLKPEFYISGFNQYYEEVMFESQRLEQFKPDIVFIHTSSRNILSKPTIKDTKEHIEEKLDMEFERYTAMWTKLKEMFNCIIIQNNFERPMYQIMGNSDISNIHGESNFIYRLNGLMYKYSQDNGHFYIHDVDGLSARYGLERWQEPKYWYYYKYALNINAIPEFCYSLVSIIKSLYGKNKRGIILDADNTLWKGIVGEDGANNLKMSTDTGIGYSFYEWQHYLKKLSQYGIVLSVASKNNECDFFEGLANTSNALEAKDFECIYANWNRKDENIEKIAQELQLGKEHFLFVDDNPTERALVMHTDVTVIDGNKPEEFIKYINNGHYFEVTQLTKEDVVRKQSYKANADRQKQQRQHIHYHDFLRDLELTLNIQTFDGTNIDRIVQLLNKSNQFNLLTQRYTQQEFILHVQENNRRCYFGELKDRFGDYGLIVIIMVSVDKRILYVEDFVMSCRAIKKNVEFAIMDYIYQVAKEKGCKKIVGTYIPTARNALVKDIYKSMGFASKDLNSGPITWEIEVSKYKNMNQTVQTIVKGQ